Part of the Methylomonas rapida genome is shown below.
GGGCCACCCTGGTGCTGCATACCTGGGGTTCGGCGTTGACCCATCATCCGCATGTGCATGGCATCGTGCCGGGCGGCGGCTTGTCGTTGGACGGTGAGCGCTGGATTAACTGCAAGCGCGGCTTCTTTTTATCGGTAAGAGTGCTGTCACGGCTGTTTCGACGCCGGTTTCTCGAAGTATTGAGCAAAGCACATGCGGCAGGACAATTGCAGTTCTTCGGTGAGTACCCCCATCTAACTGACGTGGCAGCCTTTGCGGACTGGCTCAAGCCGCTACGCAAATGCGAATGGGTGGTTTACGCCAAACGCCCGTTTGCCGGTCCCGAAGCCGTCTTAGCCTATCTGTCGCGCTATACCCATCGCGTGGCTATTGCCAATTCACGACTGCTGGCCATGGACGAACGCGGCATCAGCTTCCGCTGGAAAGATTACCGGGCCAAAGGCAGGACGCGGCATAAAACCATGACACTCAGCCCGGACGAGTTCATCCGCCGCTTTCTGTTGCATGTCCTACCCAGCGGTTTTCACCGTATTCGGCATTATGGCTTGCTGGCCAATGGCGGGCGTCGTGATCATCTGGCGCAGATACGTGAACGGCTAAAAGTGGCGCCTGCTCAAGTGGACTCTAAGAATCCTATGGCTGAGGCGCCCGAAAACACAACTCCGCCAACCTTCGTCTGCCCGGATTGCGGGGCGGCAATGATGATCATTGAAATCTTGGCGCGCAAACCGTTGATTCGGGCACCGCCTCCACTGGGAGGCGTACCATGATGACACCCACTTGGCGAATGCGAAACATGACATCCTTACTTCGTTGGTTTTTGCCAACCTCGGGACCGCTTGGCATGCTTGAGGAAAAACCTAAATTCGCCATCGGCGTGTACGCTAAAAATTGCCCTCTTTGGGGCTCTTCCGTATTTTGCGGAGAAACCACTACATGTAGTGCTATAGTCTTTGCCTGCCACAGTGAGTTTTGCTAAGGTCGACAATTTAACGCTGGAGTATCGTGATGACACAGTCGCTACTTCAAATACCGCTGGATATACCTGATGTTTGTATCGAAAAAGTTGAAACCACCGCCAAAGGCGAGTTCATCATCACGGTCAGTAGTACGTTAACCAGTGCAACCTGCCATCAATGCGGCCAGAGGATCGATAAGTTTTATGGCTATGGCAGAGAAATCACCTTGCGTCATTTGTCGATTTTCGATCGGCCGGTTTGGATCAAGCTAACCCCCAAGCGCTATCGATGCCCTGACTGCCCCAAAGGTCCGACGACCACGCAACAATGTGGCTGGTATAACTGGAAAAGCCCCCATACCAAAGCGTATGAGCAGTGGATATTGCGTGAATTGATCAACAGCAGCGTGACCGACATGGACGTGAAGCACGGCATCAGCGCCGAAGCGGCGGAAGGGATTATCAATCGGCACGTGGCCCAACAAGTTGATTGGTCTGCCATCCAAGGCATTCGCTTGCTGGGACTGGATGAAATCGCTTTGAAAAAAGGGCATCAAGATTTTGTGGTCATCGTGTCGGCTATCGATACCGAGGACCATAAGCGGATTCTGGCGGTGCTGCCCGACCGCAAAAAAGAAACGGTTAAAGCCTTTTTGCAGAATATTCCCGAGGCACAGCAACACGCGTTACAACGCGTCTGCGTGGACATGTATGAAGGGTATCGCAACGCCGTCTATGAGACATTGCCCGGCGTCGAGGTGGTGGTTGATCGCTTCCATGTCGCCAAGCATTATCGAGACGGCGCCGACCAGGTCCGCAAGGCGGAAATGAAAAAACTCAAGAATACCCTGTCTGCCGAGGATTATGCCAAGCTGAAAGGCGCGATGTGGGCTTTTCGGAAGCGCTGGATGGAACTCTCTGCCGATCAGCAAACCGTTTTGCTTTTTCTATTCCAGCAAGCCCCCATTTTGCGAGAAGTCTATATCCAACGGGAGCTTTTGACGGGTATTTTTGAGCGCCGACTCAATAAGGCTGAGGCCGAAAAAGCCTTGGATCGCTGGATGGAGCATATCAAAGTCTTGAAGTTGAAGGGCTTTGATGCGTTTGTCAAAACCTATCAAAACTGGCGAAATGAAATCACCAACTATTTCATTCGCCGGGAAACCAGTGGCTTTGTTGAAGGGCTTAACAACAAAATCAAAAGCATCAAACGACGCTGCTTTGGCATTTACAATACCGTCCGCCTGTTTCAGCATATCTGGCTTGATATCGAAGGGAGACGGTTGTTCGGTTATGCATAACCCTATATGTCGGGGCTACTCCGCGAAATACGGAAGAGCCCTCTTTGGAGTAAAATCGCGGCATTTGCTCGACTCAGGCTTACGACTCCTGGGACTTTTAACCACATCAGCGACCCAGCCCCTCCTCAAATCCCCATAGACTGTTACCCAATCTAACTCTCCACTGCGTGGCCCGCGGTTTCCTCCCTCGGGGCTTGTCCGACGCCTGCCCACCATGGTTTGTGGTCCCAAGGTTATCATCAAATGATGAGCAGGCATCCGATAACCCTTAACAATTGGGGACTATGATGCTCTCTGGTTTATCGGTGAAAAGATTGTCATTTAGTCATCTCAACCGATGAATTTGTTATTGGCATCAATCACCTTGCAATATCGCTGCACCGCATCCCGAATTTTTCCCAACCGATCGAGCTGTTGCCGGATATGAGCAAACTCGGTTTCCAGTTCTTCGACTAATTCCGTCTCCCAGGCGGGTTCGTTCTTCAGCAGGTTACCGAGCGGATAACGATAGCCACGGCCTTTCTTAACGTACTGCGCAATGGGCTTGGTTTGACCGTTTTGTCGCAACGTGGCCATGCGGTACCACTCAATGCTGAAAGCGCGTTGACTTTCCCGGCAGCGGATGCGGACACCAATTCGGCCTGATTCGCTTTTGCTGTGTTTCTGACGCTGGCTTTTCATTTGGCGCCAATAATCGTCGACCAACACTTTGGCTTGGGCCTGGAGATGATCGCACCGGGTTTCGATCCAATGCAGCAGGTCTTGTTCGGTGAGAGTGGACTGTGCGTTGACAGGATGTTCGCTGGACATGAATTTTCCTAATACTTAACTGTAGGGATAGACATGGACAATGCCTAACGGGATTTTCTGTTCATTGCGAGCCTTGGAAAGCGTCTTAGTGCATAGGTTTTGTACCTTAAATGCCTACCGCAGTAGGCATATCACTGTCATTTTCCCGATGGTTCATTTAGGCATTGCCTTGGCAAAACAGCGTGATTCATGCCTACCTAGGAAATAACTTCGGATTTCGGGCCGATTACCGTAGCCACGTTTCCCTACTAGCGTAGGGAAATCGAAAGTCGATTTACTATTGGGATTTGCGGGCTATGGTCCGTTCGCAATAAAGCCGGCATTTTATGCAACCGATATGGGATGCCGATTGCAGTTGACGCTGAATTCGGGATCGTCTGCCGTTAGGGGCGCGTTCTGGGATCGCCATTCGAGCCATCTTGCAGCTGATGGCGTTTTCGTCGTCAGCTGCAAAAGTCGCTGGGAAAATCTGGCTGACAATGGCGCGATGAACCGAAACGCCATTTCTTTACCGATCATCATGAGTTTGTGTCTCAGAGCCTCACTGGCGATGGGTAACGACAGCACGCCCGAGATTTCCTATTTCGCCGACAAACAGCGCGGCTGGTTTTGGTACGAGGCGTTGCCGGAGTCGGTAAAAAAAGCTAAACCCGATATTCAAACCGATCAGGAAAAACCCAAGCCTGACATCAAACCGCTCAGCACCGTTCAGGCTGACATGGAACCCAAAACACAAGCCAAGCCCTTTCCGGAACCCCAACCACTGTCCTCCGCCTGGTTGAAGCAAAACCTGGAGCATTACCTGAACCAGGCCATCGACGATCCCACTGAGGAGAATGTCGCAGCGTTTTACTATCTGCAGCGGGTGATGATGGACAAAGCCGAGCGCTTTACCAATGCCGCCCGCTACGTGGTGATGTCCGATCCGCAACTCGACGAAACGGTGCGCCGGCCAGTGGCTACCTATGCGGCCAATGAAGCCAATCATCAGGCCAGCGTGGTGGCCGAACAGGCCTTGAAAGCGATTGCCGCCCAAGCCGGTATTTTGTTTTTCTTCCGGTCCGATTGCCCGTATTGCCATGTGCAGGCGCCGATTTTAGCGATGCTGGAAAACGCTTATGGATTCAAGATTTATCCCGTGTCGCTGGATGGTTTGCCCATGCCGAACGGCTTTTTCAGTCAGTTCAAACGTGATAACGGTCAGGCGGCGATGTTGGGCGTTGAACAAACCCCGGCGTTGTTTCTGATGAAACCGCCGAAGCAGATTGTGCCGTTGGCTCAAGGCGCCTTGTCGTTGGAGGAACTCACCGGTCGGATTTTGCTGGCGGCCAAGGAAGCCGGTTGGATCGATGCGAAGCAATACCAAACCACCCAGGGTATTCGTAACACGCCCATGTTATTGCCGACGGCTGGAAGCATTAGCCCTGCGGTCACTCAAGATCCACTGTCACTGATCCAGGCATTGCAACGCAGTGCGCATCTCGGGAGTACGCCATGACGTCATTTTCGCTATCACGACGCTATCGCCAGGTGGTGGTCGTGATCCTGTTGGTCGAGAGTTCCGTTCCTGCCTATGCCGACCTACAACAGGAAATGGACAGCATGTTCGGCACCATGACCAACTTCACGGCCCCAACGGCCCATTTGGGACAGCGCCGGGGCGTGATTACCGGCGGCAGTTTGGTGGCGCGCAATGGCATCACCAACACCAATCTGGTGTCGTTCGTGCCACCGTCGTTCAGCGCCGGCTGCGGTGGCATCGATTTATTCGCCGGCAGTTTCAGTTTCATCAACTTCAACCAGTTCGTGCAATTGCTGCGCAACGTGGCCGGTAATGCGGCGGGCTATGCGTTTCAGTTGGCGGTCGGTGCCATGTGTCCATGGTGCGCGTCGGTGATGACCGACTTACAAAAGAAAATCCAGGAGATGAACCAGATGTTCAGCAACTCCTGTCGCTTGGCGCAAGGCCTGGTCAACGATACGGTCAAAGCCTTCGATTTGCAGAGTAAGACCAACCTGTCCAATGCCTCGTTTACCCAAGGGATTTCGGATGTGTTTTCCAGCTGGACCAACACCAGTACCTTGGGCGATCCGGTGCAGCAAATCAAGCAGAACGACCCGACGGATATGACCAAGATCATCCAAGGCAATCTGGTATGGCGGGCTTTGGTCAATCAGAACGCCGGGGGATGGTTCCGCTTCGGCGGCAACAGTTTGCTGGAAGCGGCGATGAGTATTTCCGGTACGGTGATCGTCGATGCCCCGCAAGCCGCGCCCGACGGCAAAGGCGAGAACAATGCCATCAGTGCGCCGCCACCGGTGTTACGGATCAAGGATTTGATGTACGGCAACAACGCCGGTAACAGTTATCAAACCGTGCGCATTTACACCTGCATTGATGGTCATGATGCTGATCAGTGTCTGAAGCCTATCGTCCAGAACGTCAATCTGGTCGGCTTGAAGCAACGGGTGATGGAGATCCTGTTGGGTTCGGCCAATAGCGGCAACGGTCTGATTTACAAATTCTCGACCAACAGCGGTCAAATCACCGACAGCGAAAAAGCCTTCATGCAAACCGTGCCGGATGCCATCGGCGGCATGATTCATAACCTGGCGCGGGAAGACGCCGGCATTGCCAAACTGTGGGCCGAAGAAGCGGCACCGGTGATTGCCTTGGAATTGGCGCAATTGATCGTCAACGATTTGCTCAATGCCGTGCAAACCGCCTCGCACATGAACGACCACGCCTACGCCAAGTTGCTGGTGGATGCCTTGAAAGATGCCCGAGAGCAGATTCAAGACGAGTACGTCACCATCGCCGGACGCTATGGCAATCCGCAAACCTTGATGGCGTTTTACCAGCAGCTGATGACCACCGTGAAGCCTAAACACTACGGCACCGTGGCGCAATTGCCGGCTTCCGGTACCGCCTGGCCGACGCCTTAGTCCATCTTATTTATTTGAAGGCAATCTCCTATGTTTGAAATCTTTTCCGTAGGCGATTCTGCCTATCTGCAAGCTGTACTGAATGCCGTGGCGATGATCTCTGGCACCGGCGATTACCGCACCGCCGCTGCCGTCGGTGGCTTGATCGGTGTCATCATCGTCATGCTGCGGGCATTGTTGCAATGGGATGGCCGCGGTATCCGTTATCAGGATTTACTGTTGGCGTACGTGTTGTGGCTGATGCTGTATGCGCCGTCGGTGCGGGTATCGATCGAGGATGCTTATACCGGCAGCGTCGTGGTGGTCGACAATGTGCCCTTGGGGCCTGCGGTGGTGGGTAGTGTGATGTCGAACATAGGCTATCGCACCACACGATTGTTCGAACAAGGCTTTGGCACACCGTCGATGACCGGCAACGGCTTTGCCGACAGTTTGCAGACCTTGACCGCAGTGCGGAAAAATCTGTTGTCGCGGGTTAATCTGGGGGCGGCCAACGTGCCTAATGCCGGCAGTGACATGGAAACCTCGTTTGCCAATTACGTGCGCGAATGCACATTGACCGGGGTCGACCTGAACCAGAAATCGGTGGACGCCATTTTGCGTGATGCCGATCCCCTGAATGCCATCCGCTTTGATTCCGACATCTACATGACCCAAATTTATGTCGGCGGCCAACCGCAAACCAAAACCTGTACGGATGCTTGGGCCGATTTGAGCGTAGTGGCCAATGGCAATTTTGCGACTGCGCTGGAAGGCTTGTTGCAGCCGATCTTGGGCGTGCCGGCGGCAGGAGACACGGTGCCAAAAATCCAGGATGCCTTCGATGCGCTGGCCGGACCCGGTGTGGTCGATGCCGCCGATTACATGCTGATGTCGGCCATCATGCCCATGTTCGAGAAAGGCGTGATCGGTCGACATGAAGACGGCTTGCATTGGAACAAAGCCGCGATGGTCGAACAAGCCATTCAGCAACGTAATACCCAATGGGCCGCCGAACAAACACTGTTTGCCAAGATCGTCCGGCCGATGATGGCGTTTATCGAAGGTTTGAGTTATGCCATCGCACCGATCATGGCGTTTGTGGTGATGCTGGGCAATGTCGGTATCCGGATGAATATCGGCTACTTCTCGATGCTGCTGTGGATCCAGTTGTGGATGCCGATTTTGGCGGTGATCAATCTATTCATCCAGATGTCGGCCGCCGGCAAGATGGCGTCACTGACCTCGGCCACCTACAATCTGCCGTCAATGATGGGCATTTACCAGTTGGACATGGAGTTGCAACAATGGCTGTCGATTGGTGGCATGCTGGCCGCTTCGACACCCGCCATTACTTTGATGCTGATCTACCGCGGGGCAGTGACTGCCACCCATTTCCTGGGGCGCATGGACGGCGGCGATTATGTGAACGAGAAAATTGCCACGCCCGATGTGATCAGCCCGGCGCCGGTCTTGAATGCCCAGGCGCAACATCAATACAGTCCGTTGTCGGCGGTCACCCAAACCGGCGTCGACAAGGTGCTGCCGACCTTTACCGCCGGCAAAGACATGAGTGCGGCGCTATCGTCGGCTTACAGCGCTTCGGAACAGGCGACCAATAGTTTCATGCACAGTGTATCGTCTTCGGCGATGAAATCGGCCAGCATCACCAGCGATGCCTTCGACAGCCGTTCCTTGGGCAATCAGATTGCCAGCAGTTCGAGTTACACCGATGCCTATAACCGTCAGTTCGGAGAAGCCTTTGCCAAGAAGCACGCCGATACCGGCATATCTGCCGATCAGTTCTCGGCCTTGGTGGCCGGCAGTGCCAATGCCGGGGCCAAGCTCGGTAACGACCAACTCAGCGGCGCAATCTCCGGCCGCTTGCAGAACGACTTCAAAGTCAGTCAGGACAAATCCGATGCCATTGCCGCCGACATCAGCCAGACCGTCAACGACAGTCAGGGTTATCAAGCCGGCTTGGCGAAAAGCCTGGCACTGGATGCGCAAACTGGGACTCGAAACGTCGCCTCAATGGGACTGCAAAATCAATCGTTGTCCTCACTGCAACACAGCGCAACCGATGCGGTATCAGCTAGCCAATCTTATCAACAAACCCTATCGGCCCAACAACGCTTCGGAGCCCAAGCCAGTTTCGGCGCGGCGGAAACGGGTTATCAAATAGCTCAAGACTCAACCTTGATGGAGAAACTGGATCGTACACTCGATCAATACGGCTTGCGCGGCGATACGCAGCGGCTGGCCTCGCAATGGAAAGCGTCGGGGTGGATTAGCGATGCCGATCAAGCCTATGCCGCTGCCGGCATGTCGTTACTGACAGGTTTTTCATCACCCAGTTACCGCACCCTAGATGATCAACAATCGCACCAGGCACAAATATCGGGTTATCAACTGTTGGGCGATGCGTTTAATGCACCGCAAGCCGATCAAACCTTGAATGCCAGCCAGAACGAATCGCTGAAGGCCAATGCACCGGAAACTGGCAAGGTTCAGACATCAGTCGAACAGGCTCAGCTTAAAGACCCACGGGCAGAAACCGAATCGTTAAATCAGCGTGCACAGGCACAGATTCGTTCAGCAGCGGGGAAAATTGCCGGCGGCGAAACCCGTGTCGAAGCGCAGCATGATCGTAACCTGGCTGAGCGTGAACAAAACTCGAGAGAAGGCTTTGGGCAATTGGCGAATGTCAAAGCGGAGCACTTTAGGCAATCCATTGCGGCTGCGGCCAACGAAACGCCTTCAGCTGCAGAGGCAACATATGACTATCTCGGGGGCAGTATTTATAATACAGTTAAGGATATTGAAGCGGCAGGGGTGGCAAGTAATGCTTACATAGACCAATTTAGTAATCATTTTCTGGAGGCATTTTCAAAAGGCGAGGATAAGTGGGAATCACTTAAATTCGCAGCGTCACAGTCTTACCCTGGATTTGAACAAGTTACAGAAATTTGGGCAAATCAGCGTGTAAATGCCGTATCAGACAAACTCACTCCAAGCCAACAAGCCTACTATAAAGCGGCAATGTTTGAGGCGTTTGCTGGTTTTGATGTTCGTGGCTCAAATAGTGGAATACTTGATCAGCTCGAACAGAAATTGATTATTGAAGAAGGCGACAAAGTTGGTAGCGATATCGCCAAATTGCTGATTCAGGCTGCGGGCCAAAATAGAATGGACTTGGTCAACCAAGTTGGTAACTACAATCGGTCAATGGGGCGGATAAATTATTAGGTATTAAGGCGATGGGCTCAGCAATTGTAGTGCTCCAACGATTAAGCCACGAAGAACTAAAATTAAAAAAAATACCCCGATGTATCCAATCATATCGTCACGGAGATACATGGTTGTTATGGATAACATGACGATCAGGAGCCAATAGTGCTTGCTATCATGGGAAAATTTTACAGCCAAGTATTCGATACCCTGAAAAAGAATCTCTGCCAACAAGGCTGCGCCGAATAGAGCTACACCAAAAAATGCGATAAGACTTAGCTGTCCCGACACACTGATATGGTCGCTAATCAGCCAAAGGAAGGAGAAACCAAGGGTAATTATGAACAGTTTATTCAGTATTGCCGTTGTCAATCTAGGGCTTTGAAAGCGCGATAGCAGCTTCTGAAATCCTCCCGGAAACCGTGCAAACGTCGCACCACAAAAAGGGCAAATCGATTTTGTTGGTTGCCCGTAATAGGTAATGACGCGCGGCACCATGATTCGATGGCATTCGGGACAATCGACAGTTGCATGATGGCCATTAAACATTGAGTGATTTGATCGAGTTTGAATCGATTGGCTGGGCCGTTTGAACCGATCTGAGAGTGATGACTGTGAAGACATTGTATTCTCCATGCATAAGCGGTTGGGCAATCCTACCGCGATTGAGCTAACGTTCCAAGTCGGTTTTTTAAATCAAAACTATTTCAACAAGGCAAAGAAAAATGACCTGCGTATCGAACGGTTTACTCGCCGACACTTGCCAGAATTTTGTTGATCACGGTAGCCGAAATCCGAAAATCCGATCGATGCAAAATTTCAAAAGTGGCTCGAGCAGACGAAATCAAACCTTGCTTTTTGGCCTGTCCGATGACGGCGGCAGTACCTGCGACATGTAATTGATATTCTTTGGCCACAGCCCGGCCGGCACGTTCATCCATGATCAGCAAATAGTTTTGGGGTGACGACAGCGCAATGTTGATGCAATCCGTTTCTCCGGTGTCCAGATCAATGTCCAAATGTGGTGTTATGGATTCATGCCATACCGTTAGCCAACCTGAATCAAATGCGTGAGCCAGCGCTTGTTCACCTGGCGCCGATTTGCCCGGTAACACTTCTTGTTTCACCGATTCGGGTACGAAAACCTGGCCAAATAACTTCGGTAGCCAGATTAAACCCTCCACCAACGCCAGTCCGATCAATGGACTGGCATCGACAATTACTTTTTTGGTCATCCGCGATCAGGCTTGGTTGAGCCACTGGTCCAGAGTGTCCAAATCATCCTCGACTTCATCAGCCGTTTGCTCGATGACGGAAATACCCAGGCGCGAGACGTGCGCAATAAAGTTTGCCAACGGCATATCGGCCAGTTTAGCGGAGCGGGCAAGGGACAGGTTACCGTCCTTGAAAAGTGCCGTTGCCAAGGCTTTACGCACGCCCGGCATTCCAATGATTTTGGCGGCTTTGAGGCCGACCATCACCGCGTCTGGTTCGTTTCGATTCATAACCAGGACCATATCCTCGTGAGCCATGCGCAGAGCTTCGCTGGGGTTGTTCTTTAGACCACTGACATTCACGGTTTTCATAGTCTGATTACATAGGAAGATTGGATAGGTGGATTATAATCCTCTAAATGAAAATTGCTGCATAAAGTTTTCTCCCTGGACAATGATCTCCTATGTGGCCACGACAACGTTGCTCCTAGGATCAATTAATCGGTGATGATTCTGGTTTTAGGGATTTGGCTTAGCATGCACATTTGGCAGACTTGCGGGTACTTACAGCCATGAATGACCAAATAGGGCGTATGGCAGGTCGTACAGTAAGGTAATTCAGCGAGTCCGTCTCTCAGGGCTTCGACGATAATCCAGGCTTCATCGAAATTTGCAGGCCGTATGCGGCCAAACGGCCGGCGTTCTTGGATATGGTTTGGGTAGAATGCACAAAAAGTGTCCCAGGCAAATACCATGGCATTCAGGTCTATTTCCGCTCTGATAGCGCCTGAGCAAGCGCTTCGATAGATTGAAGCAAATAGGGCCATGTAAAGAAACGACTCGCGTGACTGCGGCATTGACGTAATGCTGGGGATCAGTCCCGCCACTGGGCTTTCGCGGTGCAGCGAAAAGTAAAGGTTACACAAGTCTTTGGGGCGCAGGGTTTTGATGACCCGGCTGACCAATTTGGTACGCAACTTTCGTTTCAGTAATTGATAGGCCCAATACTGATCTTTGAGTCGAGCAGCAAAAGCGCAATGGTTGCTCATGACTCTGGTGAATGGGAGGACAAAAGCGTCAGGAGTTCGACAGTCCGTGCGGCGACTGCATCGGGGTCTTCGGTTTTTTGGACGTTTAGGAATTGGCTCCATTTGTGGGGATTGAAACGGGGAACAAAGGTCAGGCAATCACTTCGAGCCAGAATCTTTAATTGCTCGAGTGGCATCTTTCTGAGCAACGACACCGCTTCGGTCGTAAGACCTAAGCAGAACATGGCTTTCTGTTCGCTGCCGGAAAAAATTAAGGATTGAGCGACAATGAGGTAGTCGAGATTGAGTTTGTAGAGGTTCTCATCCATTCTGCAATCCGCGATGGACTAAAGAATCGCGCGAATTTGATTTGCCAGGGCGATTACTTTCTGCCCGTAACGGATGGCGGCCGGCTCGTTTTTCCAGCTGTAATATCGGCCGATGCCATGAGCGAGATTGCCAGGCACCGATTGGATAGCCTCTGAGAGTACGCTCGCGCCGATTTCGAGATTGGTACTCGGGATTAATAGTTGTTCTGCTTTCGCAACGCGGTAGCCATGCCACCGCAGATTCACTTGCATAATGCCGACGTCGATATTGCGCTTGCCTTGCTCCAACATTTGATTGAGTAAGGCTTCGGCCTCCTGCTGACTGCCGGGAATAAATGCGTTGCCTGCGTTATTGATGGCCCAGGGCCAGGGTATGACTCGATTCTGCGCGCCGTTTTTTCGCGACTCCGTGAGCGCAACGGCATACAGAATATAGGGATCAATGCGATGCCTACGAGCTACTTGCCCCCACAGCGTGTTTTGTAATTTAGTATTTGATGTCAGGGACTGTTGGTTGCTGCTATTCATTTTAATGGATCCAGCAGCCATCGATTCCATGGGTTGGCTAATGATGCAAAAGCCGCCCATCATGCCAATCCGAAGATGCTTAACAACGTTTTGAAATGAAAACTTAAGCTTAAGATCTTTTGAAGGAATAATGAACATCGCAAGCTCGCCGTAATGGTCTTGAGGCGAGTTTACGACGCTGCTAAAAATTCTATACGTTCGAAAAACGCTTGTTTCTGGCGTTTTTATCTTGATTTGTCAATTTTGGAGGTTCGCAACAAATGTTCGTGCGCCATCGTATTTGGATGTCAAGCCAAAAAACGAGCCTAAAATGAGGATTTAGATTAATTGGAATGTTTGACGGGGTATTTCGTTGAAGACAAACCGGACTGATCACTTTGGTTCAAAAGGTTAAACCGATACGATTTTCAGGGAATTCGGTCCGCCTTCGGTAATTGTTGCTTGGTATAGGTTTTAGTATAGGTTTGAATTTTATTCCAATAAACCCCATGAAAAACAATAAGCACACGCTGCTGCATCATCGGCGTGTGTTGCATTTTCTCGTCTTGCTTGGGGCCTTGTGTTTTCTGGTTATTCATTTGTAACAATTTGATACATAAGTAATATTCTTTGGTTTTCTGTTGAGTCTAACATCGTCGACACTTATCAAAACTTTCCTGCACTTTGCTTTTTAGTATAGGTTTTTTCAGGGTATATTCGCGTCATCATTCGCCACAAAAAACCTATACTGAAATGCAATTCGACGCCCGCACCGCTAAAGCTTTGCTATCTGGACAGCATATGGCTTTTGACGATTACCCTGGGCTGCGTTTGTCAACTATGACAAGGGTGAGAACTTGGTTTTATCGATATAGAAGCAGCGTTATAGAAGCAGCGTTGATGGACGCCTTCGGCAGGTCATTGGCCGTCTATGTCATTTCCATCAGCTATTGTCGCCTGGGAGGCTTTGAAAAACCAGCGTGATTCTGGCAGGTATCCTGTATTAGAAG
Proteins encoded:
- a CDS encoding IS91 family transposase; the protein is MGRLALEVADIFRAHGSAWRQAQQAHMSLGQLKVMSAIEQCRTATLGGHVLCCPACQHQDIAYNSCRNRHCPKCQASAAKRWLEARQADLLPVEYYHVVFTLPAPISAIAYYNKTIVYGLLFEIAAETLRTIAADPKHLGAQIGATLVLHTWGSALTHHPHVHGIVPGGGLSLDGERWINCKRGFFLSVRVLSRLFRRRFLEVLSKAHAAGQLQFFGEYPHLTDVAAFADWLKPLRKCEWVVYAKRPFAGPEAVLAYLSRYTHRVAIANSRLLAMDERGISFRWKDYRAKGRTRHKTMTLSPDEFIRRFLLHVLPSGFHRIRHYGLLANGGRRDHLAQIRERLKVAPAQVDSKNPMAEAPENTTPPTFVCPDCGAAMMIIEILARKPLIRAPPPLGGVP
- the mobI gene encoding conjugative transfer protein MobI(A/C), producing the protein MSSEHPVNAQSTLTEQDLLHWIETRCDHLQAQAKVLVDDYWRQMKSQRQKHSKSESGRIGVRIRCRESQRAFSIEWYRMATLRQNGQTKPIAQYVKKGRGYRYPLGNLLKNEPAWETELVEELETEFAHIRQQLDRLGKIRDAVQRYCKVIDANNKFIG
- a CDS encoding conjugal transfer protein TraH, producing the protein MTSFSLSRRYRQVVVVILLVESSVPAYADLQQEMDSMFGTMTNFTAPTAHLGQRRGVITGGSLVARNGITNTNLVSFVPPSFSAGCGGIDLFAGSFSFINFNQFVQLLRNVAGNAAGYAFQLAVGAMCPWCASVMTDLQKKIQEMNQMFSNSCRLAQGLVNDTVKAFDLQSKTNLSNASFTQGISDVFSSWTNTSTLGDPVQQIKQNDPTDMTKIIQGNLVWRALVNQNAGGWFRFGGNSLLEAAMSISGTVIVDAPQAAPDGKGENNAISAPPPVLRIKDLMYGNNAGNSYQTVRIYTCIDGHDADQCLKPIVQNVNLVGLKQRVMEILLGSANSGNGLIYKFSTNSGQITDSEKAFMQTVPDAIGGMIHNLAREDAGIAKLWAEEAAPVIALELAQLIVNDLLNAVQTASHMNDHAYAKLLVDALKDAREQIQDEYVTIAGRYGNPQTLMAFYQQLMTTVKPKHYGTVAQLPASGTAWPTP
- a CDS encoding ISL3 family transposase; the encoded protein is MTQSLLQIPLDIPDVCIEKVETTAKGEFIITVSSTLTSATCHQCGQRIDKFYGYGREITLRHLSIFDRPVWIKLTPKRYRCPDCPKGPTTTQQCGWYNWKSPHTKAYEQWILRELINSSVTDMDVKHGISAEAAEGIINRHVAQQVDWSAIQGIRLLGLDEIALKKGHQDFVVIVSAIDTEDHKRILAVLPDRKKETVKAFLQNIPEAQQHALQRVCVDMYEGYRNAVYETLPGVEVVVDRFHVAKHYRDGADQVRKAEMKKLKNTLSAEDYAKLKGAMWAFRKRWMELSADQQTVLLFLFQQAPILREVYIQRELLTGIFERRLNKAEAEKALDRWMEHIKVLKLKGFDAFVKTYQNWRNEITNYFIRRETSGFVEGLNNKIKSIKRRCFGIYNTVRLFQHIWLDIEGRRLFGYA
- the traF gene encoding conjugal transfer protein TraF, with product MNRNAISLPIIMSLCLRASLAMGNDSTPEISYFADKQRGWFWYEALPESVKKAKPDIQTDQEKPKPDIKPLSTVQADMEPKTQAKPFPEPQPLSSAWLKQNLEHYLNQAIDDPTEENVAAFYYLQRVMMDKAERFTNAARYVVMSDPQLDETVRRPVATYAANEANHQASVVAEQALKAIAAQAGILFFFRSDCPYCHVQAPILAMLENAYGFKIYPVSLDGLPMPNGFFSQFKRDNGQAAMLGVEQTPALFLMKPPKQIVPLAQGALSLEELTGRILLAAKEAGWIDAKQYQTTQGIRNTPMLLPTAGSISPAVTQDPLSLIQALQRSAHLGSTP